The Eremothecium cymbalariae DBVPG#7215 chromosome 1, complete sequence DNA segment ATATCCAGAAACGGATCcatcttttaaaaacaaaagatcGAGTAGTGTATTTATTTGTTATCTCAAAGTAATTTCAATTTCCCAATGCTGTATTTTGACAATACGCAGGTTATTTACTATGCCCGTTCTTGGCTTCCTTACTTTCTATTCAACACATAGGCAACTTATGAGATTTAAAACCTTATGCATACTTATCAATGTTGCGTAGAACAACCCTTAAGCTAGCATAATTCGCGCAAGTCATTATGAGACAAAACAACGTGTCAAGGAAAGAACTGCATAAAAACGGTTCAATTGTTGTGTCATATAATTAGAAGTCGCTTAAAGCGGTAAGTTGTATACCAGTTGACGGTGATCGTTGTTTCCAgccaaaaaaattaaagcTGCAGTATAcatgatattattttagAGAATGTTAATGAGATCCAATCCTATAGTTTAGGAGCTCAATGATTGTCAATACGCTGGCATCTAGGCATTGACTGATGGTCGTATAGTCTGCGCCTTCTTTTCACAAGATTTGAAGAGTTATGATTGAGCCAAGACATAaagtaaatatataaatacagAATCAATTTGTTATGGCAGAAAGCAGGTATTGGTTTGGTTAAATTATTACAAAATAGAGTAAGCCCGATGGTTACTCTCgttaaaaaatttggaattctGGCTGCTATTGTCGCTGCTGCTAAAGCAGCGTCATTCGATGTCAAAATCGAATATAGCAGCCACCTCGGCTTGTTCTACTACTTCGAAGATGCTAGTATCACTGTTGAAGCCGTGGCTGAAGGATTAAAGATCAATGCTCCTAGCTGTGAAGCTTTGAAAGAAGGTATGATTCTTGTTTCAATCGATGGCTGTGTTGATAATGTCTTAGTCTCTTGGAACCCAGACAAACTGTTCGACTTAAAGAATGATGGCGTGAGCTTAACTTGGAAAGAGGTCCTTCATCAAAGCTGTGAATGTTCACATGAATCATCAAACACCGTTGATTATTCCACCGTGGAGAGTATCAGCACCGACGTACACTACACATCTGAAGGTATTCCATCAGGTTCTGATACTTCGCCAGAGAGTGTTTACACCACTACTGTAAGCGACATTGAAACCGAATACACAACCTATTGTCCGCTAACTGACGAACACCAAACATCTGAAGGTGTTTCATCAGGTCCAGCTCCATCCGGTTCTGCTCCATCAGGCCCAGCTCCATCAGGCCCAGCTCCAAGTGGCCCAGCTCCATCAGGCCCAGCTCCAAGTGGCCCAGCTCCATCAGGCCCAGCTCCATCCGGTTCTGCTTCCAGTGGTCCAGCTCCAAGTGGTCCAGCTCCATCCGGTTCTGCTCCAAGTGGCCCAGCTCCATCAGGCCCAGCTCCATCAGGCCCAGCTCCATCAGGCCCAGCTCCATCCGGTCCACACAAATCCCATGATGCAAAGAGCTCAGTCGAGACTGTTTACACTACAACTGTAAGCGGTGTTGAAACTAAATACACAACTTACTGTCCGCTAACCGACAAACACCACACATCTGAAGGTGTTCCATCCGGTTCTGCTTCCAGTGGTCCAGCTCCAAGTGGTCCAGCTCCATCCGGTTCTGCTCCAAGTGGCCCAGCTCCATCAGGCCCAGCTCCATCAGGCCCAGCTCCATCCGGTCCACACAAATCCCATGATGCAAAGAGCTCAGTCGAGACTGTTTACACTACAACTGTAAGCGGTGTTGAAACTAAATACACAACTTACTGTCCGCTAACCGACAAACACCACACATCTGAAGGTGTTCCATCCGGTTCTGCTTCCAGTGGTCCAGCTCCAAGTGGTCCAGCTCCATCCGGTTCTGCTTCCAGTGGTCCAGCTCCAAGTGGTCCAGCTCCATCCGGTTCTGCTTCCAGTGGCCCAGCTCCATCAGGCCCAGCTCCATCCGGTCCAGCTCCATCCGGTTCTGCTTCCAGTGGTCCAGCTCCAAGTGGTCCAGCTCCATCCGGTTCTGCTTCCAGTGGCCCAGCTCCATCAGGCCCAGCTCCATCCGGTCCAGCTCCAAGTGGTCCAGCTCCATCCGGTTCTGCTTCCAGTGGTCCAGCTCCAAGTGGTCCAGCTCCATCAGGCCCAGCTCCATCCGGTTCTGCTCCATCAGGCCCAGCTCCATCCGGTCCAGCTCCAAGTGGCCCAGCTCCATCCGGTCCTGCTCCAAGTGGCCCAGCTCCATCCGGTCCAGCTCCAAGTGGCCCAGCTCCAACCGGTCCAGCTCCAAGTGGCCCAGCTCCAACCGGTCCAGCTCCATCAGGCTCTGCTCCAAGTGGCCCAGCTCCAACCGCTCCTGTTCCAACCGCTCAAATCCCATCTTTCAGTAACTCTACTGTTGTACCACCTGCAACATGCGGTCCACAGGGCAATGCTCCATGTGTTCAAACACCATCCTTCGGTAACTCTACTGCTGTACCAACTGGCACACCTGAGCAGGATATcacaaaaacaattgaCTCTTTGTTATATGTTACTGCATCTCACGCATCCAGTTCACACCCATCAGTTGCAGCTGCCTCATCTTCTCACTCGGTTGACGTCTTTGAAGGTAAGGCCCATCGTGCCATTGCTCAAAACTTTGCCGCAGCAATGTTAGCTGTTGGTATGGCTTTAATCTAATTATAAGATAAGCAATTGTGATTTTTGGAAACTAGAAGTATGGGTACTagttgtatttttttttcatttcgTCAATACTTTTGGAGTTCTATTAGGAATCTGTCAAATATGTTCAGTTCTTGCTGCAACGCATGCATCGACCCTTGACCACCCGGCATGAATCCAGATTAAAACCGTTTAAAACCGGGACTTATAAGACACCCATCGATTTTAGATTTTATTCGGCACTGtatatatcttttatatattatatctttaatatatatatcggGTACGCTTCGGATAGTAAAAACATAGTAAAAACATACAATTCAATTTAAAACTTCCTTCAATAAGCCATCCAATTCACCAGAGCTTTCTAATGCCTGTAACTCACTGTTGCCTCCAATATGTTTCCCACCAATGTAAATATTAGGAACAGTTCTTTGTCCTGATAATTCCAATAAGGCGGCCTGAATATCGACACCTTCTTGTCCCATGATGTCTAGCTCTAAAACCTTCGCCTCTGGCAATGGAATCTTTTTGTCCTCAAAAAGAGTCTTCTTAGCTCTTCTGCAGTATGGACAGTATGTCTTAGATGCAACAAAAATCTTGCTTTGCTTAATTAAAGACTGAACTTGCTGGACCGTTGCTGGTGAAaccattttcttttgttgtCTAATCTTTACGATAATCAAGTATACCACTAACGTTATCAGAATATAGAATGCTGGACGGCTTTCACTATTAGAAGGCTTCTTAGACAAAATAGTAGGGCTAAATTCCTGCGAAAATATTGACTGAACCATCTAGGTTGATTATAAATAGGTATTTATTAACAAGGATTGTCATCATAAGAATTGGcttgaatatttatcaattaaataaaaatttatGAGATTTCCAACTTACGTAATACAAAGGTAGGGTAACCTAATATTATAAAGATATTctaatcacgtgatgaAATATCACAAATACTAGGGGTCTCTGGAAAGGtaaactatatatatatatataagaagatATAGTTGCATATTAAGAGTAATTGTGGTGGGTAGATGTTAATCGTATAAATAAAGGCGTGCGTTGTCGTTTATTTGGCGTACCCCTTTCTCCTGACGTTTAGAGGCCCGGCATCCTTTCTGtcaataaaaatgataCATATTAGTTTCTCTCTAGGTGGTTTAGAAAAGGAAGCAGTGTAACGAGTGGGAATACCAAATAAGCGGCATGGGGTTTCTAtctgatcatcaacatACACTCATTACTGATATAATCGATAGGGTTGTGTCAATTGAAACTGTAACGTTGGAAGTTGAATTAGAAAGGTTAGTTCAGTTGATAAGATCTGAATCAGAGTATGAGTCGACTAATAATCAATTGGAAGCTGCCAGGGCAATGAGGAAGCAGTTGAAATATGGGAATCAGGTCCAACAAAGTCGTGCGCTTGActtattaaatttatttgTATCACAGTTGATTAGGTTTTCGGTTATTTACAATGACGTTAAGCTATTGCAGCGACTCCAAGGTATTGCCATGGAGACAGAGACTGATTCACGGGGTCGTTCATACCACAAAAAGGTTGTTAAGCAAGCTGTTGGTTACCTCCTAGCATGGACCAGTTTCATCAGGACTCAAGCTCCGGACTCTAGATCTTATGATGGGTTATTACGATTAGGGGATATGGTTAAGCGTAATTACGTCAAAAAAACGGAGAGAAGTCGTCAACGCCATTCATATACTATAGAGAGTGGAGGCAAGTCTACGAAAAAAGGTGCCTTTATAGAAGACTGCGCCGATACTACGACCaatttagatgatgaactGTACCATATTCCTCATATTAATATTGCAAATGAAGCTTCAAATATCAAGCTATTAATCAGTGATGCATTGGCTACCGCtatatcattaaaaaattctCTTCTAGAGTTACCAAAGGGTAAAAAATCTATAGATGATGCACATGCAACGGCTAAATTTACCGAAGCAAGAGAACTCCGGAAACGAGTGCTAAGGTATTTACAGCTCATCACTGAAGGAGAGCTATTGGGTCCATTAATCCATGCAAACGAGGAATTGGTAAATGCGCTCTCCAGATATGACGAATTGGCCGACGATAACCATGATGATCGTTTGGATAATGATTCACTAAGTAGTGATGATTTATCTGAACGAGAATCCAATTCGACTGATAACCCCTTTGGAGATCAAAACAAGATATAATCATGAAATAATTAACATCCCAGATTGATAAATTTCTGCACAAACGCACTTCCCTATGCCTGATAAACAATGTATACGAATTATGTTTTCTGgaaaattaatatatcccatatataacatataaatttcaaaaaaaatcgaTGTCACTAATAAGTAAGCGTATATACGACACATATAGCtttatatgtttttagATTACTCCGCTGTTTTAAAGTTCAAGGAACAACTATTAACACAATGTCTAGTATCCTTGGGAATCGACAACAACTTATCCCACCCTTCCCCTTCAAACACATGACCCAAATGCCCATCGCAATTGCTGCAACATATCTCTATCCTTACTGTCCCTAAACTAGTATCTTTATGATATGTTAACACATCGGGATTAACAGGTTGATAGAACGACGGCCAGCCACAACCTGAATCAAACTTCGTCGTACTACTATATAGCGGTTGATCACAGTTAGCACAGTGATATATCCCCTGATTTTTATTGAGCAAGTAAGCCCCAGTGTGAGGACGTTCGGTATGCTTATCACGTAAAACAAGTAGTTGCTCTGCAGTTAATTTAGGATTCCACTTAGACATTCCAGCATTCAAAGATAACCTCTTGAAAGGAACTTTAAGCATATGCACTCGAAAATGACACCACCAAAAtgttatattatacagCCTGATTAGCTTCCGGAATTCTGTACATTCTAGTACGCCAAcgtttttaaagttttgtCTCATAATTTCGGCTTTTCGGGTTGTCAAACTTTAACGTAGGAACCTCGAAAGTCTAGTGTAGAGATGCATCTCAACAGGAAAATTTGCAactaaaaacaaagataataatagctATCATTGAGTGGGGTCAACTATCAGTAGTATAAGCTGtcattttattataatatactCGAGGGGAAAAGTGCAAAGCGCGAAACTATCAAAATAGATGGGCATGAAGTATCCTACGCAAATGTCATGTATGGAGGCCTTCGACCAACTAACAGAATGCTATAGTATCGGAGGTTTGGTGCGCCACTACTACCGTTTTGGAGAGCTAAATTCTTGTGCCAAGGAGATGGAAAAGCTaaagttttgtttgatGTATGGATCCGATCCCATTAAAGTACAGAAATGGTACCGTGACGAGGTGGAAACTAATAGGAGAACAAAGGGCACTTCGGATGATATCTGGAAAGTGCGTTCCTGAAGTTGCACCTGGTGGCACCGAATTGCATGACGTAAATAAGGCTGTATATATGAAAATAGTGATGTTAATATCAACCTTAAATGATTAGTATTAGTATGTTTCACCGAtgtatcacgtgatggACTCTTTAATTATAGTAAGTatctattattatttattggTTTTGTTATTAGCGACACACAACTTGTAGGGTTAACAAGTAAGCGAAGCGTTGAGAGAGCGAGAAGGTCTGGTTTTTGATACGATTAGAAGACATTCTGGGGTATTagatttcatttttaaggTCAGATTACTATTACGATGACCCTGACATCCGATTCGTTCAGTCGTTCTCTTGAAACATATCATAACTGGTCCGTTGATGAGGTTATAGAGTGGACATGGTCTGAGTTACAATTGAATTGTAGTCTCCCAGATGAGAGCGACACATCAATTAATGTAGGTGGGTCGGTTAAAGAGGATGGTAGGAAAAACAGTGACAATGAAGAGACAAGTACAGAGGATAAACCGCTGAAAAAACAGGAAATAGAGGAAGGTTCTGAACAAATGTATGTGGGTTCAGATACTTCAGCATGTATCAGTCCTATCATTGATCCATACAGCAGCATTAAAAGCAACTTTCATGAGAATGCAATTACAGGGGACGTCTTGCCATTTTTGTCTCTCGAGGATTGTAAGCGAGTATTCAACAACGATACTAAATTAGCAGTCAAATTTAAGGTGTCCATAAATAAACTTGAAAGAGTCACGAATCCCACAGACAGAAATGACAAGGAGTTGGTAAATACTCTGAATAATCTTCATATTACCATTTCAGAAAAGTTGCAAGAATATCAATCGCACTATTCCCGACTCCGCATGGATGTTTTAGAGGTAATGAAAAGAAGTGCCACAAATTCTGCCGCATTCTCATCAGGAACGCACCCTCAGCAATCAATTCAAGTCCAAGATTACTTTGAAAGGCCGCAACACAATCATCATTCAGGTTATCCTTCGCCGATATCACCTAGGAACCACCCTGTTACTGGTCCCTTGCAACGTCGCGCCAGTTCTAGCACGGCCCCTAATGTCGGACAACAATCCGGTATGTCCTCAACAACAGCTTTGGGTGGCAGTGCAGGCAATAGTTCCAGTCAGTTAGCGAACAATACAAGCCCAAATGAGCCATTAAAGCAGCTGCGTGCGtcaaaagaagattccACCgaaaagatattgaaaaatgcgATGAAAAAGCATAACCTGAATGAAGTCGATTGGAGGCAATATGTATTGGTTATCTGCTACGGGGACCAAGAGAGAATTTTAGAGATGGATGAGCAACCCGTAgtaatatttaaaaatttgagGCAACAAGGGCTTCATCCTGCAATCATGTTAAGACAAAAAGGCgactttgaagaagtagGAGATCTGACCCCCGGTGGAAGATTGTGAGAGTGGATCGGAGTATGTCAATAATGTTGCAGCTGCAGAGCTGGTAAATTGTGTGTATCTATGCATTAAAGGATATGcgtatatatgtgtatataatGATCTTCAATACTACGTATGTTACAAGGTTCTCACTGTTGAGTAGGCACAGAGTTAAGCGTAAGGATTGAATTTTCTTTGGGACTTCATTATCTTGATTCTTTCCTGATCTTCCTTaaactttttcaataattcattaatttcttgtttcttcCTTTCACGAACTTGGAACCTATAGAAATCCTTCTTGGCCTTTTTATCTACTATACTTGGAGCTATAACCTTTTGGCTATGTTTTAGCAGCGGGTTTCGATTCAGTatttttcttctaataGAATTCAATGACTTTGTATTTTTACCGACAACAAGAGTAAACCCATCATCGTCGACAATGGTAGACTGTACCTGTTCTTGAGCTTGTTGCTCCCTTTCCTCGAATAGTTTCATATGCTTATGGATATTCTCCTTTAGCCAATTTATCTCGATATGCTTATAAAAGTTGGTAAATGAGGAGACTGATGGAATGCTGTATTCCCATTGTACTAACTCCTTAGGCATATGCGAGTACTTCCTAAGCGCATTCCAGCAGTTATCTAGAGAAGCTTCGTCAAGAAACTTTAATAGTACAGTATTATTTGGAGTATAACGCTTATCTTTTAAATCATTGGTATCCAGCAAATCAGACGTGAGCACCGATAGATCAACGTCTTGTAAACCAAACTCATCATGATAAAGTAGCTCCGTAATATGGGCAACAGTGTTGAATTTCTcacatatattattaaaactGGATTTAATAGAATTCAAATTACTCAAAAGAGGCAAATTCACTATGAACAAACAATTGGCTTCCTGTTGGATTTTATTCTGATGTTTTTTGACAAACATATAATGCATTGGAGGTTTGTCGCTTTTGAGAACATCGTATTTTGGTAATTTAAATGGAATCACAAAGAAACCGcttttcatcatctcaATATGCCCCATAATTCAAGCACTTATAATATATCTACTAGAGATGTCAGCACTAGAATATATGTTAAATGCCAATGAAGAGTACTTGGATTTTAAACGagaataatttttcaattatcacctttctttttcttcgAGAAATTCAACTATCATTATGAACGTTATTCATTATCCTATTTACAAATGCAATAGTTAAGGTTAACGAACTCATTTCACCTCATTAGTAACAGATTCATTAAATACATTCTGTGTCTCCTTCATCAATTCATATAGCTGTACAATCTGTTCAGATGAAAGTTTTGCTAAAACGCTTGTTGATAAAGTCCCCTCCTCCCAGGCTCCATTTGATATCATGTGAAGATAATCTTGCCAGGAAGCCAGAAACCCAACAACATGAATAGGATTTTCTGTATTCTTGTGCAATCtaaattcatttttcaCATACTCATCTCCTAATAATCTTTGCGCCGGTAGAAGATTTCTATGCTCTCGAAGGATCCTACGATACAGATGTAGAGGGGGAGTCAATGGCCGATTATTTGACCGCGCTGCTGACCTGTGGGCGTTAAGAAGCAAACGGAATGCTGTCTTCATTATTCAACTTGGATGTTTTAGACATAAATTGGATACTCCAGAAAGCGTAGCTTAAGCCTCAATATGTATATTAGGAAAAGGTTTCTTTCCAGACAAACCACCGCCACCACCACACCCGCACGGAGAGCCGTCTCACTCAGCCTTTCAATGGTTTTTACCTCGTGATGCGATTTCCTTATTTCTCGAAATAAGTGTAATGCACGGATGCTTATATAAACAATCTGtcacacatatatatttataaatgAAGTACATAGTTCGGAGGAAAATTTACCAATTAAATGGTCCATCTGCTTAAAGATCGACTTTCATAAATGTTTCAGAGATCTGCTCTGCAGTATAAATCTGCCAGTAGGGTTCCTTCTTGCTCAATCAAAACCGTGTGGTAATAAGCCTAACTTAGACATCCTAATCTTTACAGCATTTCTATGAGCGTCAAGACCTTCTACTTTAGCAACGCTCATAACTGCGGgaccaatatttttcaaacctTCGGAGGTGATTTCCTGACAAGTTATGAACTTTTGGAATGTTGAAGTGTTAACACCACTATATTGTCTAGCGTAACCATACGTGGGTAGGGTATGATTTGTCCCACTAGAATAATCACCACATGATTCTGGAGTGTAAGATCCCACAAACACACTACCTGCGTGCCTTACAAGTGGGATGTATTTAGCAGAACTCTCTATCTGTAGTATTAGGTGTTCGGGGGCATATTTGTTTGATATCTCGaatgcttcttcaacacTATCACATAAAACAATGGAACTGTGTGAAATGCATTTACGAATTATTTCTAGTCGAGGCAGCTGCAGAGCTTGGCAGTGGACAGCCGCTTGGATTGCCTTTATTTTAGATTCATTTAGATTGATACCGATAAGTATAACCTGCGAGTCGGCGCCGTGTTCAGCCTGCGATAGCAGGTCTGAGGCGACGAAGTTTGCATCAGCGTGTTCATCACAAATAACCAAAACTTCCGATGGACCAGCAGGCATATCGATAGAACATATAGCTCGGGTATCATTTTGAACATACATTTTAGCAGCAGTAACAAACTGATTTCCTGGACCCAAAATTTTATCGACTTTTGGGACAGATTGGGTACCATAAGCCATTGCTGCAACAGCCTGCGCACCTCCAGCCAAGACTATTTTTGATGCCCCAACCTTTGATGCAACATATACAACTTCTGGGGATACCCTACCATCCGTCTTACGAGGAGGGCTTGCGATAACTATTTCTTCACAACCAGCAACCTGAGCAGGAACACCCAGCATTAGAGCAGTGCTGGGTAAGGTAGCAGTTCCACCAGGTACATATAATCCAACCTTTTCTATAGGCTTTGGGAACCGCGAGCAAACAACACCAGGCTGAGTTTCAACACTTAAGGTCCCCCCTTGTAACTGCGCAGCATGGAATTTCCGTACGTTTTCCATAGATAAATCCAAAGCAGCCTTTACCTCATCGGTTaatcctttaaaatattcttccttAAATGGTGCTTCTATAATAGGAGACTCTAATTGAACACCATCAAACTTCGAAGTTAACTCAAGCAAAGCCTTGTCGCCGTTTTGAATAACATTATCAATGATTGGCTTTACCAAATTAAGCATATCAGAGGACTTTTGAATTGGCCTAGCAATTGCTATATCTAGTTCATCTATCTTTTTAGCCGACACAACATTCAAATGCACAAATGAGCTTTCTATTGGTCGATCTTCAGCTCCCTTTAATAATTCCTCCGTTTTCTTTGGCAAGAATTTGTCCTTGGCATTTCCTTCTCTTTTAGTAATCTTCATGTGtttcatattcaaattAGCTTCTACATCACTCAAAGTCACACCATTAGCGGCCATCTTAGCCATAACGAAGTAAAACAAGTCTGCCACTTCCCAAGACAACTCATCCTTTGTATGAGCGTCGGTTACTTcctctgcttcttcttttatCTTAGCATGTAAAAGTTCTTGATCATCAAACAATCTCTTTGTATAAGAACCTGAAGGAGCCTTCACCAATCTTTGCTTCATTAATTGCTCGAGACCAAACAGACCCTGTGGAAAATCACCAAAACAAGATTCTCTTTCGAGGTGACAGAAATTTGAGGTACCTTTTAAAGTAGGTTGTTGTAATACAACAAACTTCAGTGCATCTCCGTCACAATCAATATCTATACGCAATAATTTCTGAGTGTTTCCAGAAGTAGCACCTTTCACCCAGATTTCACTTCTAGATCTAGAATAATAAACTCCAGCTTGTTTTTCAATGGCAAGTTTGATAGATTCTTGTGATGAATATACCAACCCTAGGCATCGTTCATTTGAATCAACAACCAGGGTGCTATACAATCCATCTTGACGATCGCTTTTAAGATGCATCAACAGAGCCTTCAAGTATGAATCAGCActattatttttcaaaggtACTATTTGATCCTTCGAGAAACATGTGCTAATTCCATACCGATAATTGTAAATTCCATCTGCAGCCACTGTTAGTCTACATTCAGGAACACCCAATTCAAGAAGTTCCGTTACAGCAGAGGAATCAGCTAAAAAAAAAGTAGAGACTCCATTGTTCAACAACTCAATAACATCAGACTTCGAATAAATATGGTTCCCATAAACGACTGAAATATGCTTGAAACCAGGGTAGttttttatcaaacttAGAATATCCCTGGTCGAGAGTTTATCCAACAAAACCTGACCAGATAAAGTAATAAATTCGTAATGAACAAGTTCTGATAAGTCAGAAACCAACGGCAGCACAGGAAAAGTCATAATTATGGGTTTAAGCAGCCGATGAACTCACAGTCCTCTCACAAATTCCAATTACTTTCAGTACCTAACTCTAACTAAAGTTTCTCCTATTTTAACTGAACTCAATAGGACGAATGTAACGGATCACACTACTAATTGAACTATTACAAGCAATaagatgaagaagtacTTCAGATTTGCGtagtttttatttgaaaaatcacGTCCGCAATAGTAATAAAAGAACATGAGTCAGACCTGAAAAAATGGAACACATAAATCGgaaaatatcttcatttaaaaaatcGTTTTAATTAACATCGATATTAGAGCGACTAGAATCTCATTAATTGTTACGTATCGTTAGTAATTCAGCACGAATATTAGATCTGAATCAAGTGACTACCTTTGATGACCgaaatatgttttttgtcttGCTAGAGCGTTTTATGAATCATATTACAGTTACTTTTAGCACGactatctatatataattttgtAGGGAACAAAATAGTAGATTAGTTAATACAGATCAAACAGAATTGGGGAATAAAATAGTCCTGAGACGTAGTAGTGATACAAATATTCACATTTCAACTGGTTTTATTGATTTGAtagatttgattgattttAGTTTTCCTTATGAGGTCAAATAGAAAATGGTGCCTGAATTTCATGACAACTAAAATGCTACCTCCGTACATTCGAATGCAGAATGACCATCTTTCTCACAAAGTGCACACCATAACAATCTCCCAGCAGCGGcatctttgttttttcttgcATCATATAGAGGAAGAGATTCACCAGGTATCTTGGGTTGATCGTTTGCATCGACTAGTCCTCTACTTGACATGCCTGGAGATTTTATGCCGATCAAGCTTCTAGCTTCTTCTAGTTCTCTTCTCAGCATTTCAATCTCTGATTGGTAACTTGCTACATCGGTGTTACTTTTCATACTTTGACTCTGGATAACGTCATCTAAGCGACGCTGGGTGTCTACCAACTCACGGGAAATGGCATCGAATTCCTGGTTAAGAGAGTTGTTATGTGTTGTTAATTTTTCGCGTTCTGTATCCCACTTGAACCTCAACTTTTCTAGTTCATCCTGCTTGCGTTTTAATGCTTgtaattgtttttttaagtcatcattttcataCTTGAGAGACTCTAATTCAGCTACTTGGGTGTCGTCTTCCAAGATTACTGTTTGCCGTCTTCTTTGTCGTATCATTCGCTCCtcgttttcttttatttccTTGTGCAACTCATCAACTACAGATAATAGCTGTTCGTGCTCCGCCTCGAAATACTGCTTCTGCCTGTTTTGATTCTCACGCTCTGCTTGCAAGATAGCCTGCAACCGATTCTTCTCGGCCTCAAGGTACTGTAACTTATCTTCATAATCATCAATAGCGGGTTGTATCTCTTCCAAAACAATCCGCTGATCATCTAG contains these protein-coding regions:
- a CDS encoding uncharacterized protein (similar to Ashbya gossypii AFR711C): MVTLVKKFGILAAIVAAAKAASFDVKIEYSSHLGLFYYFEDASITVEAVAEGLKINAPSCEALKEGMILVSIDGCVDNVLVSWNPDKLFDLKNDGVSLTWKEVLHQSCECSHESSNTVDYSTVESISTDVHYTSEGIPSGSDTSPESVYTTTVSDIETEYTTYCPLTDEHQTSEGVSSGPAPSGSAPSGPAPSGPAPSGPAPSGPAPSGPAPSGPAPSGSASSGPAPSGPAPSGSAPSGPAPSGPAPSGPAPSGPAPSGPHKSHDAKSSVETVYTTTVSGVETKYTTYCPLTDKHHTSEGVPSGSASSGPAPSGPAPSGSAPSGPAPSGPAPSGPAPSGPHKSHDAKSSVETVYTTTVSGVETKYTTYCPLTDKHHTSEGVPSGSASSGPAPSGPAPSGSASSGPAPSGPAPSGSASSGPAPSGPAPSGPAPSGSASSGPAPSGPAPSGSASSGPAPSGPAPSGPAPSGPAPSGSASSGPAPSGPAPSGPAPSGSAPSGPAPSGPAPSGPAPSGPAPSGPAPSGPAPSGPAPTGPAPSGPAPTGPAPSGSAPSGPAPTAPVPTAQIPSFSNSTVVPPATCGPQGNAPCVQTPSFGNSTAVPTGTPEQDITKTIDSLLYVTASHASSSHPSVAAASSSHSVDVFEGKAHRAIAQNFAAAMLAVGMALI
- the GRX1 gene encoding dithiol glutaredoxin GRX1 (similar to Ashbya gossypii AFR710W), yielding MVQSIFSQEFSPTILSKKPSNSESRPAFYILITLVVYLIIVKIRQQKKMVSPATVQQVQSLIKQSKIFVASKTYCPYCRRAKKTLFEDKKIPLPEAKVLELDIMGQEGVDIQAALLELSGQRTVPNIYIGGKHIGGNSELQALESSGELDGLLKEVLN
- the LSB5 gene encoding Lsb5p (similar to Ashbya gossypii AFR709C) gives rise to the protein MGFLSDHQHTLITDIIDRVVSIETVTLEVELERLVQLIRSESEYESTNNQLEAARAMRKQLKYGNQVQQSRALDLLNLFVSQLIRFSVIYNDVKLLQRLQGIAMETETDSRGRSYHKKVVKQAVGYLLAWTSFIRTQAPDSRSYDGLLRLGDMVKRNYVKKTERSRQRHSYTIESGGKSTKKGAFIEDCADTTTNLDDELYHIPHINIANEASNIKLLISDALATAISLKNSLLELPKGKKSIDDAHATAKFTEARELRKRVLRYLQLITEGELLGPLIHANEELVNALSRYDELADDNHDDRLDNDSLSSDDLSERESNSTDNPFGDQNKI
- the MXR2 gene encoding peptide-methionine (R)-S-oxide reductase (similar to Ashbya gossypii AFR708W): MRQNFKNVGVLECTEFRKLIRLYNITFWWCHFRVHMLKVPFKRLSLNAGMSKWNPKLTAEQLLVLRDKHTERPHTGAYLLNKNQGIYHCANCDQPLYSSTTKFDSGCGWPSFYQPVNPDVLTYHKDTSLGTVRIEICCSNCDGHLGHVFEGEGWDKLLSIPKDTRHCVNSCSLNFKTAE
- the EMI1 gene encoding Emi1p (similar to Ashbya gossypii AFR707C) codes for the protein MKYPTQMSCMEAFDQLTECYSIGGLVRHYYRFGELNSCAKEMEKLKFCLMYGSDPIKVQKWYRDEVETNRRTKGTSDDIWKVRS
- the STE50 gene encoding Ste50p (similar to Ashbya gossypii AFR706C) — translated: MTLTSDSFSRSLETYHNWSVDEVIEWTWSELQLNCSLPDESDTSINVGGSVKEDGRKNSDNEETSTEDKPLKKQEIEEGSEQMYVGSDTSACISPIIDPYSSIKSNFHENAITGDVLPFLSLEDCKRVFNNDTKLAVKFKVSINKLERVTNPTDRNDKELVNTLNNLHITISEKLQEYQSHYSRLRMDVLEVMKRSATNSAAFSSGTHPQQSIQVQDYFERPQHNHHSGYPSPISPRNHPVTGPLQRRASSSTAPNVGQQSGMSSTTALGGSAGNSSSQLANNTSPNEPLKQLRASKEDSTEKILKNAMKKHNLNEVDWRQYVLVICYGDQERILEMDEQPVVIFKNLRQQGLHPAIMLRQKGDFEEVGDLTPGGRL
- the RRP7 gene encoding Rrp7p (similar to Ashbya gossypii AFR705W), whose translation is MGHIEMMKSGFFVIPFKLPKYDVLKSDKPPMHYMFVKKHQNKIQQEANCLFIVNLPLLSNLNSIKSSFNNICEKFNTVAHITELLYHDEFGLQDVDLSVLTSDLLDTNDLKDKRYTPNNTVLLKFLDEASLDNCWNALRKYSHMPKELVQWEYSIPSVSSFTNFYKHIEINWLKENIHKHMKLFEEREQQAQEQVQSTIVDDDGFTLVVGKNTKSLNSIRRKILNRNPLLKHSQKVIAPSIVDKKAKKDFYRFQVRERKKQEINELLKKFKEDQERIKIMKSQRKFNPYA